The following coding sequences lie in one Miscanthus floridulus cultivar M001 chromosome 9, ASM1932011v1, whole genome shotgun sequence genomic window:
- the LOC136482541 gene encoding patatin-like protein 1 yields the protein MESNGTANCATVPQPPPSTGKLITILSIDGGGIRGLIPATIIAYLEGKLQELDGPDARIADYFDVIAGTSTGALLTSMLAAPDENNRPLFTAKDLNTFYLENGPNIFPQKKAGFLTPVANLLGSVRGPKYDGVFLHDKIKSLTHDIKVADTVTNIIVPAFDVKYLQPIIFSTYEAKNDALKNAHLSDICISTSAAPTYFPAHFFKTEAADGRSREYHLIDGGVAANNPTMVAMSMLTKEVLRRNPDFNAGRPTEYTNYLIISVGTGSAKQAEKYTAPQCAKWGLIQWLYNGGFTPIIDIFSHASSDMVDIHAAVLFQALHCEKNYLRIQDDTLTGNTSSVDIATKDNMESLIGIGQDLLKKPVARVNIDTGVYEPCGGEGTNAEALAHFAKKLSDERKLRKSNLNSN from the exons ATGGAGAGCAACGGCACGGCCAACTGCGCTACCGTGCCGCAGCCGCCACCGTCGACAGGGAAGCTCATCACGATTCTGAGCATCGATGGCGGCGGCATCCGCGGCCTCATCCCAGCGACCATCATCGCATACCTCGAGGGGAAGCTCCAGGAGCTGGACGGCCCAGATGCTCGGATCGCCGACTACTTCGACGTGATCGCCGGGACGAGCACCGGCGCGCTGCTGACGTCGATGCTGGCGGCACCGGACGAGAACAACCGGCCGCTGTTCACCGCCAAGGACCTCAATACGTTCTACCTCGAGAACGGGCCCAACATCTTCCCACAGAAAAA GGCCGGGTTCCTGACGCCGGTGGCGAATCTGCTCGGTTCAGTAAGGGGTCCCAAGTACGACGGCGTGTTCCTGCACGACAAGATCAAGAGCCTCACGCACGACATCAAGGTGGCGGACACGGTCACCAACATCATCGTGCCGGCGTTCGACGTCAAGTACCTGCAGCCCATCATCTTCTCCACGTACGAGGCCAAGAACGACGCCCTCAAGAACGCGCACCTCTCCGACATCTGTATCAGTACGTCGGCGGCGCCCACCTACTTCCCCGCGCACTTCTTCAAGACCGAGGCCGCCGATGGCAGGTCCCGGGAGTACCACCTCATTGACGGCGGCGTCGCGGCCAACAACCCCACCATGGTCGCCATGTCCATGCTCACCAAGGAGGTGCTCCGCCGGAACCCGGACTTCAACGCCGGCAGGCCCAccgagtacaccaactacctcaTCATCTCCGTCGGGACTGGGTCGGCCAAGCAGGCGGAGAAGTACACAGCGCCGCAGTGCGCGAAATGGGGCCTCATTCAGTGGCTCTACAATGGTGGATTCACTCCGATCATCGACATCTTCTCCCATGCCAGTTCTGACATGGTTGACATCCATGCGGCCGTGCTCTTTCAGGCCCTCCACTGTGAGAAGAACTACCTTCGCATTCAG GATGACACTTTGACTGGGAACACATCGTCAGTGGACATTGCGACCAAGGACAACATGGAGTCTCTGATCGGGATCGGCCAGGACCTGCTCAAGAAGCCAGTGGCCAGAGTCAACATCGACACTGGGGTGTACGAGCCCTGTGGCGGCGAGGGCACAAACGCAGAGGCGCTAGCGCACTTCGCCAAGAAACTTTCTGACGAGCGCAAGTTACGCAAGAGCAATCTCAACTCCAACTAG